In Amphiura filiformis chromosome 1, Afil_fr2py, whole genome shotgun sequence, the following are encoded in one genomic region:
- the LOC140161742 gene encoding LOW QUALITY PROTEIN: uncharacterized protein (The sequence of the model RefSeq protein was modified relative to this genomic sequence to represent the inferred CDS: inserted 3 bases in 3 codons) has translation MDRQKYIDETMKHLNNRTNYALVDSDPTDSFSQQIQTTLDDMHARDELTDKAHAFLSPTGSKAARFYLLPKIHKPGNPGRPIVSGNGSPTENISLYVDHFIKPLVSQTPSYIHDTPDFLRKLEAITDQIPSTAIIGTCDVSSLYTNIPFSEGIAATCEALSRSDHTSPPLXDLKTLMNHVLTKNNFTFMGEHYLQVFGTSMGTRMAPSYACLFMSRLEEQMLXCCPCRPWIWWRYIDDVFFIWTREEDSLHTFLDHVNSFHRTIKFTSELSHHQVNFLDVTIRKENDXLVTDLYTKPTDSHQYLHSSSCHPQHCKSGIAYSQALRLRRICTNDSDFSQHARDLKRNLTTRGHSAHKVQQAINKVKSLPRSDVLKQKPRSQDTNTRVPLVVTFHPNLPPLRSITNDNHHILQTSDRLQRAVPDNPILAYRRPRNLRDLLVRAEVPLFLILFLPHNRVLSHVIPGHLTVPEIRAVRAKQE, from the exons ATGGATCGCCAAAAGTACATCGATGAGACCATGAAGCACCTCAACAATCGTACTAACTATGCTCTTGTTGATTCTGATCCTACTGACTCTTTCTCTCAACAGATACAGACCACCCTGGATGACATGCATGCTCGTGATGAATTAACCGACAAAGCCCACGCATTTCTTTCTCCTACAGGTTCTAAAGCTGCTCGATTTTATCTCCTCCCCAAGATCCACAAGCCCGGGAATCCTGGTCGACCCATTGTATCCGGTAATGGTTCCCCCACTGAGAACATATCTCTCTACGTTGACCACTTCATTAAACCCCTTGTTTCACAGACTCCGTCATACATACACGACACCCCGGACTTTCTCAGGAAGCTTGAAGCCATCACGGACCAGATCCCCAGCACTGCCATCATTGGCACTTGTGATGTGTCATCCCTGTATACTAATATCCCATTCAGTGAAGGAATTGCAGCTACCTGTGAAGCGCTGTCTAGAAGTGACCACACCAGTCCCCCAT ATGATCTGAAGACTCTCATGAATCATGTACTAACTAAGAACAATTTCACCTTCATGGGAGAACACTATTTACAGGTATTTGGGACATCGATGGGGACCCGCATGGCACCGTCGTACGCCTGCCTCTTCATGTCTAGGCTTGAAGAGCAGATGC GATGCTGCCCTTGTCGTCCATGGATTTGGTGGAGGTACATTGACGATGTGTTTTTCATCTGGACCAGAGAAGAAGACAGCCTTCACACTTTCCTTGACCATGTCAATTCCTTCCACAGAACTATTAAATTCACATCTGAACTTTCTCACCACCAGGTCAACTTCTTGGATGTCACCATCAGAAAGGAAAATG TCCTTGTCACAGATCTCTACACCAAGCCCACAGACAGTCACCAGTATCTACACTCTTCCAGTTGCCATCCCCAACATTGTAAAAGTGGTATAGCATACAGCCAAGCTCTCCGCCTCCGCCGCATTTGTACTAATGATTCTGACTTTTCACAGCACGCTAGGGACCTCAAGAGGAACCTTACAACTAGGGGACACAGCGCACACAAAGTGCAGCAGGCCATCAACAAGGTCAAATctcttcccaggtcagatgtactgaagcagaagcccagaagccaagacaccaataccagagtccctcttgtggtcacttttcatcctaacctccctcctctccgcagcatcactaatgacaatcaccatatacttcaaacctcagatcggctacaacgagCGGTTCCCGATAACCCCATCCTGGCCTACAGACGTCCCCGCAATCTTAGAGATCTTCTTGTGAGAGCTGaagtccccctctttctgatactATTCCTTCCACACAACAGGGTACTGTCACATGTGATTCCAG